In the Alligator mississippiensis isolate rAllMis1 chromosome 7, rAllMis1, whole genome shotgun sequence genome, one interval contains:
- the LOC132251583 gene encoding zinc finger protein ZFP2-like, producing MATCSAERAGRGSGEADGDGAAAPSGSGAGRRRRARGRPGPVICGTCGKSFAKASEFAKHERTHTGERPFACPDCGRAFANSSNLLRHRRGHAGARPFPCPRCPKRFRHKEHLARHARLHDGAADRAGGGPPRNGADPQDNSGVQPDGGTGLQDEAGGGSAGPSAPYPCPACGAAYRTLAALRRHGASAHAAPAAKRHACPDCGKAFGRGSSLREHRRVHTGERPFGCPQCGKRFSQRSALALHARLHTGERPYLCGDCGRRFRVSSALLAHQRRHTGERPYPCGDCGRRFGDRKALTRHRRVHTGERPYLCGDCGKAFAQSSALATHRRVHTGETPYACGGCPKRFGDLSALRRHERTHTGERPYRCPQCPKAFKHSSALAQHGRVHSGERPYRCPQCPKAFAQGSTLLQHRRVHTGERPYPCARCGRRFSQGSALAQHQRVHTRQAEPQPGPGGGRLYRDPFVRPGEEDDTEDEVVVWPPGTWDAHLEPDVKEEPE from the exons ATGGCCACATGCAGCGCCGAGCGCGCGGGGCGGGGCAGCGGGGAGGCGGATGGGGACGGGGCGGCTGCTCCCTCGG GCTCGGGCGCGGGGCGCaggcggcgggcgcggggccgcCCGGGGCCGGTGATCTGCGGGACgtgcgggaagagcttcgccAAGGCCTCGGAGTTCGCCAAGCACGAGCGCACGCACACGGGCGAGCGCCCCTTCGCCTGCCCCGACTGCGGCCGCGCCTTCGCCAACAGCTCCAACCTGCTGCGGCACCGCCGGGGCCACGCCGGCgcccgccccttcccctgcccgcgCTGCCCCAAGCGCTTCCGCCACAAGGAGCACCTGGCCCGCCACGCCCGCCTGCACGACGGCGCCGCGGACCGGGCGGGCGGCGGCCCCCCGCGCAACGGCGCCGACCCCCAAGACAACAGCGGCGTCCAGCCGGATGGCGGGACGGGCCTCCAGGATGAGGCGGGTGGCGGCAGCGCCGGGCCCTCCGCGCCCTACCCGTGCCCGGCCTGCGGGGCGGCCTACCGGACGCTGGCAGCCCTGCGGCGCCACGGAGCCAGCGCCCACGCCGCCCCTGCCGCCAAGCGCCACGCCTGCCCGGACTGCGGCAAGGCCTTTGGACGCGGGTCGTCGCTGCGGGAGCACCGCCGCGTGCACACGGGCGAGCGGCCCTTCGGCTGCCCGCAGTGCGGCAAGCGCTTCAGCCAGCGCTCGGCCCTGGCGCTGCACGCCCGCCTGCACACGGGCGAGCGGCCGTACCTGTGCGGGGACTGCGGGCGCCGCTTCCGCGTCAGCtcggccctgctggcccaccagcGCCGCCACACCGGGGAGAGGCCGTACCCGTGCGGCGACTGCGGGCGCCGGTTCGGCGACCGCAAGGCCCTGACGCGCCACCGCCGCGTGCACACGGGCGAGCGGCCGTACTTGTGCGGGGACTGCGGCAAGGCCTTCGCCCAGAGCTCGGCGCTGGCCACGCACCGGCGCGTGCACACCGGGGAGACGCCCTACGCCTGCGGCGGTTGCCCCAAGCGCTTTGGCGACCTCTCGGCCCTGCGGCGCCACGAGCGCACCCACACGGGCGAGCGCCCCTACCGCTGCCCGCAGTGCCCCAAGGCCTTCAAGCACAGCTCGGCACTGGCGCAGCACGGCCGCGTGCACTCGGGCGAGCGCCCGTACCGCTGCCCTCAGTGCCCCAAGGCCTTCGCCCAGGGCTCCACGCTGCTGCAGCACCGGCGCGTGCACACGGGCGAGCGCCCGTACCCCTGCGCCCGCTGCGGGCGCCGCTTCTCACAGGGCTCGGctctggctcagcaccagcgggTCCACACGCGCCAGGCCGAGCCCCAGCCGGGGCCCGGGGGCGGGCGGCTCTACCGGGACCCCTTCGTGCGGCCCGGCGAGGAGGACGACACAGAGGACGAGGTGGTGGTGTGGCCCCCGGGCACCTGGGACGCCCACCTGGAGCCGGATGTCAAAGAGGAGCCCGAGTGA